In Gemmatimonadaceae bacterium, a genomic segment contains:
- a CDS encoding metallophosphoesterase, with product MLLAASSMLAASRAVAQNARLHGVVYADANMNGKRDASEPGVPGVIVSNQRDVVVTDSLGRFEILTGMTGIVFVSVPDGFRSSHAFWLATTAAPASVDFGVVRQAQLRTFAFVHASDSHIAPENVDRFRRFRRMTDSLGPAFVLMGGDLVRDAMSQSESSARSYFDLYADESKSFRTPVWTVPGNHDHYGIIPSRSHADPANPLYNRGMYRQYFGPDYYSFTYGGVHFIGLNTISPDDSAYYGDVDSVQMEWLKRDLAQVPPAMPIVTFNHIPMISSWTTLIPYDEDPLVASLAKVNGKKQYRHTVGNVLDVLEAMRGHRYVLALGSHMHSSEHSSFVSDGVQLRSEVSAAIVGPNELGPTIFPSGFTLYTVHDGNIDAGQFVRLDPPGMRK from the coding sequence ATGCTGCTCGCGGCGTCGAGTATGCTCGCAGCATCTCGTGCCGTTGCGCAGAATGCACGGCTTCACGGCGTGGTCTACGCCGATGCGAATATGAATGGAAAGCGCGACGCCTCGGAGCCTGGCGTACCGGGAGTGATCGTTTCAAACCAGCGGGATGTCGTCGTCACCGACTCGCTCGGACGCTTCGAGATTCTGACTGGCATGACCGGCATCGTGTTCGTCTCGGTGCCCGACGGGTTTCGCTCCAGCCACGCGTTCTGGCTCGCCACGACGGCGGCGCCCGCATCCGTTGATTTCGGTGTGGTGCGCCAAGCGCAGTTACGGACGTTCGCCTTCGTCCACGCTTCCGACTCGCACATCGCCCCGGAGAACGTCGATCGCTTCCGCCGCTTTCGTCGAATGACGGACTCGCTGGGCCCGGCGTTCGTCCTGATGGGCGGCGATCTCGTGCGCGACGCCATGAGCCAGTCCGAATCGAGTGCGCGGTCGTACTTCGATCTGTACGCGGATGAATCAAAGTCTTTTCGCACGCCCGTGTGGACGGTACCAGGCAATCACGATCACTACGGGATCATCCCCTCACGGTCGCATGCGGATCCCGCGAATCCGCTCTACAACCGCGGCATGTATCGCCAGTACTTCGGTCCCGACTACTACTCGTTCACCTACGGCGGCGTCCACTTCATAGGGCTGAATACCATCTCCCCCGACGACTCGGCGTACTACGGCGACGTCGACAGCGTGCAGATGGAATGGCTCAAGCGTGATCTCGCGCAGGTCCCGCCGGCGATGCCAATCGTCACGTTCAACCACATCCCGATGATTTCGAGTTGGACGACGCTGATCCCGTACGATGAGGATCCGCTCGTGGCGAGTCTCGCGAAAGTCAACGGCAAGAAACAGTACCGTCACACCGTCGGCAACGTGCTCGACGTGCTCGAGGCCATGCGCGGCCATCGCTACGTGCTCGCACTGGGTTCGCACATGCACTCGTCGGAGCACTCGTCATTCGTGAGCGACGGCGTGCAGCTCCGGTCCGAAGTGAGCGCCGCGATCGTCGGCCCGAATGAGCTTGGCCCGACGATCTTCCCGTCGGGGTTCACGCTGTACACGGTTCACGACGGGAATATCGACGCCGGGCAGTTCGTTCGGCTCGATCCACCGGGTATGCGGAAGTAG
- a CDS encoding PadR family transcriptional regulator, with product MADAQSDLLRSSLDLLLLKTLTWGPMHGYAISEWIEGASESVLLLDEGTLYPALHRLERRGWIAAEWGVSDKNRRAKFYRLTNAGRMRFRAESPVWHRHAKAIVAALARTSPELS from the coding sequence ATGGCCGACGCCCAATCGGATCTGCTCCGCAGCAGCCTCGATCTCCTCCTACTGAAGACCCTCACCTGGGGCCCGATGCACGGGTACGCGATCAGCGAATGGATCGAAGGCGCGAGCGAGTCCGTCCTGTTGCTCGATGAAGGCACCCTGTACCCGGCTCTGCATCGCCTCGAGCGGCGCGGATGGATCGCCGCCGAGTGGGGCGTCTCTGACAAAAACCGCCGCGCGAAATTCTACCGACTCACCAACGCCGGACGGATGCGTTTCCGCGCCGAATCGCCCGTATGGCACCGCCACGCGAAAGCGATCGTCGCTGCGCTGGCGCGCACATCCCCCGAGCTGTCGTGA
- a CDS encoding ABC transporter permease — translation MDGLLQDLRYVLRTLKKSPAFVTISVLTLALGIGANLAIFTIVNAVLLQPLPFREPDRIVRVFDDLRGAGARNVGMSVPELYDLQRSGVFEQISVIFPASQALAGGDGVERIEFLGTSPSYFELLGATPALGRVYTQSEWEPGCLDGVVISDGLWKRQFGSDPRVIGRRVRIDEDPYTVIAVMPREFRHPGNTLGGDVDIWSACGFTVDPYPSPPLRNVRFVPGALGRLKPGMTLEQAQGRLDALAISLQQTYPNDYPKRLRWSLRLERAQTSLTGNVRPTLVILLAAVSFVLLIVCVNIASLLIARASARMREFAIRQALGASRGQLVRQVLIESVLVSVAGGAAALAVLLIAQRSLLTLMPADVPRLAEVHADWRVVAFALVLSLTTGVLVGLMPALHASAIDPNRDLRDGGRTGGGQSVRQNRSRAALVVLEVALSAVLLIGTGLLVRSFSAALGQNPGLDPERLVAGQIWVPVPGNPDANQYRTTTQRAELARELLARIALLPGIEESAVGTSSDIPLLGNVNNPLPFSLPDEVSTQGNDHAAEFGAVSAGYFAVLETPLKQGRVFTDHDADSSLRVVVVNEAFVRRFSPQREVVGRRLRYAWRHSDDGLGKEAIIIGVVGDVRNDGLDVAPPPRVYESILQHPSITPAVFLRARSDVDVKATKEALTQTVHSINPELPVFNVRTMADLMSASMARRKFSLSLMSAFAVSALLLAALGIYGVMGFVVSQRAQEFGIRLALGAKPRDILGLAFRPGLILTATGTIVGLGGSIVVTRLMSSLLFGVSASDPTTFAVVPVLLGIVTMAACFIPARRATRVSPMEALK, via the coding sequence ATGGACGGGCTGCTGCAGGACTTGCGCTACGTGCTGCGGACGCTGAAGAAAAGCCCCGCGTTCGTCACGATTAGCGTGCTGACACTGGCGCTCGGCATCGGAGCGAATCTCGCGATCTTTACCATCGTGAACGCCGTGCTGCTGCAGCCGCTGCCCTTCCGCGAACCTGATCGCATCGTGCGCGTGTTCGATGATCTGCGCGGTGCTGGAGCCAGGAACGTTGGCATGTCAGTGCCCGAACTATACGATTTGCAACGTTCCGGAGTATTCGAACAGATCAGCGTGATTTTTCCCGCGAGCCAGGCATTGGCGGGCGGCGACGGCGTGGAGCGGATCGAGTTTCTCGGTACGAGCCCGAGCTACTTCGAGCTCCTCGGCGCAACGCCGGCGCTCGGACGAGTTTACACACAGTCAGAGTGGGAGCCGGGCTGCCTCGATGGCGTCGTGATCAGCGACGGCCTCTGGAAACGCCAATTCGGATCGGATCCACGTGTCATCGGACGGCGGGTTCGCATCGATGAAGACCCGTACACCGTCATCGCCGTCATGCCGCGCGAGTTTCGGCACCCTGGCAATACGCTGGGCGGCGACGTCGACATTTGGTCGGCATGCGGATTCACCGTCGATCCTTACCCCTCGCCGCCGCTGCGCAATGTGCGGTTTGTCCCTGGAGCGTTGGGTCGCCTGAAACCGGGCATGACGCTCGAACAGGCGCAGGGGCGACTCGATGCGCTGGCGATTTCGTTGCAGCAGACCTACCCCAACGATTATCCCAAGCGGCTGCGTTGGTCGCTTCGCCTCGAGCGTGCCCAAACCAGCCTGACGGGTAATGTGCGGCCGACGCTCGTGATCCTGCTCGCCGCCGTGAGCTTCGTCCTCCTGATCGTTTGCGTGAACATTGCAAGTTTGCTGATCGCGCGGGCATCGGCACGAATGCGCGAGTTCGCGATTCGCCAGGCGCTGGGCGCGTCGCGCGGCCAGCTCGTTCGACAGGTGCTGATCGAGAGCGTGCTCGTATCGGTTGCCGGCGGCGCGGCGGCGCTTGCGGTGCTTCTGATCGCACAGAGATCGCTTCTTACGCTGATGCCCGCGGACGTGCCACGACTCGCCGAGGTACATGCGGATTGGCGAGTGGTCGCGTTCGCGCTTGTGCTGTCGCTCACGACCGGGGTGTTGGTTGGGTTGATGCCGGCGCTCCACGCCTCGGCGATCGATCCCAACCGCGACTTGAGGGACGGCGGACGCACGGGCGGCGGGCAGAGCGTGCGCCAGAATCGATCGCGCGCCGCATTGGTCGTGCTGGAGGTCGCGCTATCGGCGGTGTTGCTGATTGGCACCGGGTTGCTTGTTCGCAGTTTCTCGGCCGCGCTGGGTCAGAATCCCGGGCTCGATCCGGAGCGGCTTGTCGCGGGCCAAATCTGGGTTCCCGTTCCAGGCAATCCCGATGCGAATCAATACCGGACGACAACGCAGCGCGCCGAGCTTGCCAGGGAGCTGCTTGCTCGAATCGCCCTGCTCCCCGGCATCGAGGAATCCGCGGTCGGTACGTCGAGCGATATCCCACTCCTTGGCAATGTGAACAATCCCCTCCCGTTTTCATTACCCGACGAGGTTTCCACGCAGGGGAATGATCATGCAGCGGAGTTTGGAGCCGTGAGCGCAGGCTATTTCGCGGTGCTCGAGACGCCGCTGAAGCAGGGCCGTGTCTTCACCGATCACGACGCAGACTCCAGTTTGAGAGTCGTGGTGGTCAATGAAGCGTTCGTTCGCAGATTCTCACCGCAACGAGAGGTAGTTGGCCGGCGGTTGCGGTATGCCTGGCGGCATAGCGACGATGGCCTGGGAAAGGAAGCCATCATCATCGGCGTAGTCGGGGATGTGCGCAATGACGGATTGGACGTGGCGCCGCCGCCGCGCGTGTACGAATCCATTCTTCAACATCCCAGCATAACGCCCGCCGTATTTCTCCGCGCACGTTCCGACGTCGACGTGAAGGCGACGAAGGAGGCCCTGACGCAGACGGTACACAGCATCAATCCAGAACTTCCGGTGTTCAACGTCAGGACCATGGCGGACCTGATGTCCGCTTCGATGGCGCGGCGCAAGTTCTCACTCTCTTTGATGTCGGCCTTTGCGGTGTCGGCGCTCCTGCTCGCCGCGCTGGGGATTTATGGCGTGATGGGGTTCGTGGTCAGCCAACGCGCTCAGGAATTCGGCATTCGGCTGGCATTGGGTGCGAAACCGCGGGATATCCTCGGCCTCGCGTTCCGCCCCGGCCTCATTCTCACCGCCACGGGAACTATAGTGGGGTTGGGTGGCTCGATCGTCGTGACGCGGCTGATGTCGAGCCTCCTGTTCGGCGTGTCGGCGAGCGACCCGACGACGTTCGCGGTCGTGCCGGTGCTGCTGGGGATCGTCACGATGGCCGCCTGTTTCATTCCCGCGAGACGCGCCACGCGCGTCTCTCCGATGGAGGCGCTCAAGTAG
- a CDS encoding DinB family protein, with protein sequence MKSIRVAMAGIALPVALAAQQPATPQANPITAAFKARIAVSHRNIAQAFDSIPESKFGYKPTPAQLTFGFIAQHVASDSYLFCSNFGVMKPTIDAKDTSTPDSVKATWPKAELVAKLKASFAFCDQAIEQVTDATLPAAISFTYGGTERKSTRVNMLLLHALDLADHYSQIANYMRLNGILPPSALPRPGRGGR encoded by the coding sequence ATGAAGTCAATTCGTGTTGCCATGGCGGGCATAGCCCTTCCAGTCGCACTCGCCGCTCAGCAGCCCGCCACGCCGCAGGCCAACCCGATAACGGCGGCGTTCAAGGCCCGCATTGCGGTGAGTCACCGCAATATCGCGCAGGCATTCGATTCAATTCCTGAGTCGAAGTTCGGCTACAAGCCAACGCCCGCGCAGCTGACCTTCGGCTTCATCGCACAGCACGTCGCGAGCGACAGCTACCTCTTCTGCAGCAACTTCGGTGTGATGAAGCCGACGATCGACGCCAAGGACACGTCGACGCCCGACTCGGTCAAGGCAACATGGCCAAAGGCAGAACTCGTGGCGAAGCTGAAGGCGTCGTTTGCATTCTGCGACCAGGCGATCGAACAGGTCACCGATGCGACACTCCCCGCCGCGATTTCGTTTACCTATGGCGGCACCGAGAGGAAGTCGACGCGCGTCAACATGCTGCTTCTCCATGCGCTCGATCTCGCCGATCACTACAGCCAGATCGCGAACTACATGCGCCTGAACGGCATCCTCCCGCCGTCTGCGCTGCCGAGGCCGGGGCGCGGAGGAAGGTAG
- a CDS encoding ABC transporter permease: MNVGPGWRRLFRLPRDNARRVARDIDDEIAFHLEMREEKLRRSGVLPNAARDAARARFGDPELVRDECVTIDQRYAREVRLMEWLDSVFSDLRYAFRTLRRRPAFTLVAMLTLAVGIGATTAMFTLVNGILLRPLPYPHADRIVQLIHAYPEIGLDHWGISQENIAMYRDRASDFEVFAAYRGGRVTLTGGDRAIRLTVALVTADFFRVLGVGPARGRAFTRDEDTQGRNNVIILSDGLWRSRFGGRTDVIGSTMDLDGRPTQIVGIMPPSFQFPGVETQAWLPMGLDPTNRHAWFNAGLALLRPGVSIEHAHKQTTGIMWDWARREPELIGLASIQPERTRMATIVRPLQQAMVGDIQRPLQILLAAVGLILLIAIANVATLLSSRATVRQREIGLRTALGATRRRVTRQLLTESVALAVGGAAIGVALAFIAVRTFTHSSLIALPRLDEVRVDARVLAVTLAVTLTSGVLFGLLPAMHSLRSRLASDLTSGSRESAHRSVRRVNNGLVVAQLSLSVVLLIASGLVLESFRRLTTLDLGFRPDGVTSISLPLPPQYKNSASRANPFFATLLERVRATPGVTSAALAWGLPFEGNSNVDGYLVQGRPKPPSGNEGQTYQIAVTPGYFATLGIPLLYGRDFGAADDTTSTPVVIVDESIARKFWAGPNALGKQIRVAGDTGWSTIVGVVGAIHDDDATQLPAPHMYASLAQLGAGQPSLAVRARGNASPTIKSVRSVIAALEPSIPLDQVRALTSVVGESFATRRLTEILLASFAAIAVVLAGVGIYGVMSLSVANRQREFGVRLAVGAAPAALVRLVLREGAAIAALGVGIGVLGALVATRGMTTLLYGVSPTDPLIFVSLPVLLGAIAVASCYVPARRASKADPLVALRAD, from the coding sequence GTGAACGTCGGTCCCGGTTGGCGCCGCCTGTTCCGGTTGCCCCGCGACAACGCGCGACGCGTGGCCCGCGACATCGACGACGAGATCGCATTTCATCTCGAGATGCGCGAGGAAAAGCTGCGGCGCTCGGGCGTCCTGCCTAACGCCGCCCGCGACGCAGCCCGTGCGCGCTTCGGTGACCCGGAGCTCGTGCGGGACGAGTGCGTCACCATCGACCAGCGTTATGCACGCGAGGTGCGTCTCATGGAATGGCTCGACTCCGTTTTCTCGGATCTGCGCTACGCCTTTCGCACGCTGAGGCGCAGACCGGCATTCACGCTCGTCGCGATGCTGACGCTGGCCGTCGGGATCGGCGCGACGACGGCGATGTTCACGCTCGTCAACGGGATTCTGCTGCGACCATTGCCCTATCCCCACGCCGACCGAATCGTGCAACTGATTCACGCGTACCCCGAGATTGGGCTCGACCACTGGGGGATCTCGCAGGAGAACATCGCGATGTACCGCGACCGCGCGTCGGACTTCGAGGTGTTCGCGGCGTACCGAGGCGGGCGCGTGACGCTCACCGGCGGTGACCGCGCCATTCGCCTAACCGTTGCTCTCGTGACCGCGGACTTCTTTCGCGTCCTCGGCGTGGGGCCGGCCCGGGGCCGCGCGTTCACGCGCGACGAAGACACCCAGGGCAGGAACAACGTCATCATCCTGAGCGACGGGCTGTGGCGTTCGCGTTTCGGCGGACGCACGGACGTCATTGGCTCGACCATGGACCTCGATGGGCGGCCGACGCAGATCGTCGGCATCATGCCGCCAAGCTTCCAGTTTCCCGGTGTCGAGACTCAGGCATGGCTGCCCATGGGGCTCGATCCCACCAACCGACATGCATGGTTCAATGCCGGCCTCGCGCTGCTGCGACCCGGCGTTTCGATCGAACACGCGCACAAACAAACCACTGGAATCATGTGGGATTGGGCGCGTCGCGAGCCGGAGCTCATCGGCCTGGCTTCCATTCAGCCGGAACGTACGCGGATGGCGACGATCGTTAGGCCGCTGCAGCAGGCGATGGTCGGCGACATCCAGCGCCCGCTCCAGATCCTGCTGGCGGCCGTGGGACTCATATTGCTCATCGCAATCGCGAACGTGGCGACGCTGCTTTCGAGTCGCGCGACCGTCAGACAGCGAGAGATCGGCTTGCGCACGGCACTCGGCGCCACCCGCAGGCGAGTGACTCGGCAGCTGCTGACGGAGAGCGTCGCGCTCGCCGTGGGAGGAGCGGCAATTGGCGTCGCGCTTGCATTCATCGCCGTTCGCACATTCACGCATTCGAGCCTCATTGCGCTGCCGCGCCTCGACGAGGTCCGCGTCGACGCACGCGTGCTCGCGGTGACGCTCGCCGTGACCCTAACGAGTGGAGTTCTATTCGGGTTATTGCCGGCGATGCACAGCCTCCGTAGCCGCTTGGCGTCGGATCTCACGTCGGGTTCACGGGAGAGCGCCCACCGCTCGGTGCGTCGAGTCAACAACGGATTGGTCGTCGCGCAGCTATCGCTGTCGGTCGTGCTTCTGATCGCGTCGGGCCTCGTGCTCGAGAGCTTTCGACGACTGACCACACTCGATCTCGGATTCCGGCCCGATGGCGTGACGTCGATTTCGCTTCCGCTGCCGCCTCAGTACAAGAACAGCGCGAGCAGGGCAAACCCGTTCTTTGCCACGTTGCTCGAGCGCGTTCGTGCGACACCGGGCGTGACGTCGGCGGCGCTCGCCTGGGGTCTTCCATTCGAAGGGAACTCGAACGTGGACGGCTACCTGGTCCAAGGCCGCCCGAAACCGCCGTCGGGCAACGAAGGCCAGACATATCAGATCGCGGTGACCCCTGGATACTTCGCGACGTTAGGCATTCCACTGTTGTATGGGCGCGATTTCGGCGCCGCGGATGATACGACCAGTACTCCCGTGGTGATCGTCGACGAATCGATAGCCAGGAAGTTCTGGGCCGGTCCGAACGCGCTCGGCAAGCAAATTCGCGTCGCGGGCGACACGGGGTGGTCGACGATCGTCGGCGTCGTTGGCGCCATCCACGACGACGACGCCACGCAGTTGCCTGCGCCACACATGTACGCGAGCCTGGCGCAGCTCGGAGCGGGACAGCCGTCGCTCGCCGTCCGCGCGCGTGGCAACGCGTCGCCCACGATCAAGTCGGTGCGGTCCGTCATTGCAGCACTAGAGCCGTCGATTCCGCTCGACCAGGTGCGGGCGCTCACGTCGGTCGTCGGTGAATCGTTCGCCACCAGGCGCCTCACGGAAATACTGCTCGCGAGCTTCGCCGCGATCGCCGTCGTGTTGGCGGGCGTCGGTATCTACGGCGTGATGTCGCTCTCGGTGGCGAATCGCCAGCGCGAATTCGGCGTGCGACTGGCCGTCGGCGCTGCTCCGGCGGCGCTCGTGCGACTCGTACTTCGAGAGGGCGCCGCTATCGCGGCGCTCGGCGTCGGCATCGGCGTCCTGGGCGCGCTCGTCGCGACACGCGGCATGACGACGCTACTCTACGGCGTGAGCCCGACGGATCCGTTGATTTTCGTGTCGCTCCCCGTGTTGCTGGGAGCGATCGCCGTCGCGTCGTGCTATGTGCCGGCGAGGCGCGCGTCGAAGGCCGACCCGCTCGTCGCGTTGCGCGCGGACTGA
- a CDS encoding Rid family detoxifying hydrolase encodes MPPEPITSDRVAKPVGPFSPAVRDGDRVYTSGQVAQDPATGRLIEDSVAAQTEQIFHNLKVILEAADKTLADVVKVNVYLIDIKRFTEMNEVYARHFVAPYPARTTVGVAALPLNAEVEIEMIAS; translated from the coding sequence ATGCCGCCCGAGCCCATTACGTCCGACCGTGTGGCCAAACCCGTCGGTCCATTTTCACCTGCCGTTCGCGATGGCGACCGCGTGTATACGAGCGGTCAGGTCGCACAAGACCCGGCCACGGGAAGACTCATCGAGGACAGCGTCGCCGCCCAGACAGAGCAAATCTTCCACAACCTCAAAGTGATTTTGGAGGCAGCGGACAAAACGCTCGCCGACGTGGTGAAAGTGAATGTCTATCTCATAGACATAAAGCGATTCACCGAGATGAATGAAGTGTACGCCAGACATTTTGTCGCCCCGTATCCAGCTCGCACCACTGTCGGTGTCGCAGCTCTGCCGCTGAATGCCGAAGTCGAAATCGAGATGATCGCCAGTTAA
- a CDS encoding BlaI/MecI/CopY family transcriptional regulator has translation MAATPKADLGRRERQIMDVVYRLGRASVSDVRQLLADPPSYSAVRAMLNLLEEKGHLTHEQDGLRYIYKPTAARAQVRRSALRHLVQTFFDGSPTSAVAALLEMADGELSASDRARLAKVIAQAKTEGR, from the coding sequence ATGGCCGCCACACCGAAAGCTGACCTCGGTCGCCGCGAGCGACAGATCATGGACGTCGTCTATCGCCTCGGCCGCGCTTCCGTCAGCGACGTGCGCCAGTTGCTCGCCGATCCCCCGAGCTATTCGGCGGTGCGCGCCATGTTGAACCTCCTCGAAGAGAAGGGACACCTGACGCACGAGCAGGATGGGCTCCGCTACATCTACAAGCCCACCGCGGCGCGCGCCCAGGTGCGTCGCTCCGCGCTACGGCACCTCGTGCAGACATTCTTCGACGGCTCGCCCACGAGTGCCGTCGCCGCCTTGCTCGAGATGGCCGACGGCGAGCTCTCGGCGTCGGACCGGGCGCGGCTCGCCAAGGTGATCGCTCAGGCGAAGACGGAGGGAAGGTAG
- a CDS encoding DUF4160 domain-containing protein, whose product MSAPRSPFDVIRVTAVRHIRDHTLWLEFSDGLAGELDLADGLVGPVFESLREPSEFARVRLGAETIEWPNGADWAPESLHARLRARNSWHARSDDAGSSVIAMHARKVPEISRFYGIIISMFYDDHARAHFHARCGGDSIALEIDGDGIRGSFSPNRLTLLFEWRELHRAELRANWERVRRGEPPLSIAPLE is encoded by the coding sequence ATGAGTGCTCCGAGATCTCCGTTCGACGTCATTCGCGTCACCGCGGTGCGGCACATTCGAGATCACACGCTCTGGCTGGAGTTCAGCGACGGTCTCGCCGGCGAGCTGGATCTCGCCGACGGACTCGTTGGTCCGGTCTTCGAATCGCTGCGCGAGCCGAGCGAGTTTGCTCGAGTGCGTCTGGGCGCTGAGACGATCGAGTGGCCGAACGGTGCCGACTGGGCGCCGGAATCACTGCACGCGCGTTTGCGCGCGCGGAATTCATGGCACGCGCGCTCTGATGATGCCGGCTCCTCGGTGATCGCCATGCACGCTCGGAAGGTGCCCGAGATCAGCCGCTTTTATGGAATCATCATCAGCATGTTCTACGATGATCACGCTCGAGCGCACTTCCACGCGCGCTGCGGCGGCGATTCGATTGCCTTGGAGATCGATGGCGATGGCATTCGCGGGAGCTTCTCGCCCAATCGGCTGACGCTCCTGTTCGAATGGAGAGAGCTGCACCGCGCCGAGCTGCGCGCGAACTGGGAACGCGTGCGCCGCGGAGAGCCGCCGCTATCGATCGCGCCACTCGAGTAG
- a CDS encoding LysR family transcriptional regulator, whose translation MLDEIRTFVVLAESGSLQRAAERLFLTPSAVTRQIQRLEATLKTPLLDRSVKPGRITREGRAVLDGGRQMLRIMDELKATGSKDAEPSGMFRVGLSHALAQPSLVGSIQRLTSRFTQLQPVLSTGLRQQLIEQVRTGELDVALAFLSADDTPPGDVASSVLATERLVLVRARGPQPRARRSSKSKDRDLDARWVLNPPGCFIRQALQARLRELGSPFEVAAAINSIDMQVSLVASGIGLGLIPARFLTSHPKRRRLERITRSGVSIEASIVFMQGGHLGRLETAATLAQLHEYRAGAIPVHRAEWLILRHAVVGIRSDFSETNRLVERVSCGQEFQTLQPHSFRSRWLARLTEAAAAGGDRRRLLGRAAAHTSSEFRRQTA comes from the coding sequence ATGCTCGATGAGATCCGGACGTTCGTCGTCCTGGCCGAGTCAGGGTCGTTGCAACGGGCAGCCGAACGGCTGTTCCTGACGCCGTCGGCGGTCACACGGCAGATCCAGCGCCTCGAGGCGACACTGAAGACGCCCCTGCTCGATCGAAGCGTGAAACCGGGGCGGATTACGCGCGAAGGCCGCGCGGTGCTCGACGGCGGACGACAGATGCTGCGCATCATGGACGAGCTCAAAGCGACGGGGTCGAAGGACGCCGAGCCAAGCGGAATGTTCCGCGTCGGATTGTCGCATGCGCTCGCGCAACCGAGCCTCGTCGGGTCGATCCAGCGCCTGACGAGTCGCTTCACCCAGCTTCAACCGGTGCTGAGCACCGGTCTCAGGCAACAGCTCATAGAGCAGGTGCGGACCGGCGAGCTCGATGTGGCACTGGCGTTCCTCTCGGCTGACGATACGCCGCCCGGCGATGTGGCCAGCAGTGTTTTGGCTACAGAACGTCTGGTATTGGTCAGGGCGAGAGGACCGCAACCTCGCGCGCGGCGCAGCAGCAAGTCGAAAGATCGCGATCTCGACGCACGCTGGGTGCTCAACCCGCCGGGGTGCTTTATTCGTCAGGCACTCCAGGCGAGGTTGCGCGAACTCGGCTCTCCGTTCGAAGTCGCCGCCGCGATCAACAGTATCGACATGCAAGTGTCTCTCGTGGCGAGCGGGATCGGGCTCGGGCTTATCCCCGCGCGGTTTCTGACCTCGCATCCCAAGCGCCGGCGGCTGGAGCGAATCACGCGGTCCGGCGTCAGCATTGAGGCTTCAATCGTGTTCATGCAAGGCGGCCATTTGGGCCGGCTCGAAACCGCGGCGACATTGGCGCAGCTCCATGAATACCGCGCTGGAGCGATACCTGTCCATCGTGCCGAGTGGCTGATACTTCGTCATGCTGTTGTCGGCATACGGAGTGATTTCAGCGAAACCAACCGACTTGTAGAGCGCGTGAGCTGCGGACAGGAATTTCAGACTCTCCAGCCGCACAGCTTTCGTAGCCGATGGCTCGCGCGTCTGACAGAAGCTGCTGCAGCAGGAGGCGACC